Proteins encoded by one window of Lathyrus oleraceus cultivar Zhongwan6 chromosome 1, CAAS_Psat_ZW6_1.0, whole genome shotgun sequence:
- the LOC127122770 gene encoding uncharacterized protein LOC127122770 — protein sequence MKMKKCECERETKKQEFNEDSIQSVMFTLGTFLLMVCLKGFLVEKWRSYMFIILNVILLAILYMSMKPNYWSSRNLENESNVEEVKNDDKEKKGACEFSQEIEEEKECYKKQCWNSTGSFHHVDVENEIDGEEKEDEHVEVLSKEELNERVEAFIAMFRKHLISDVKQGENFRHQKTSNLATKIQVSCC from the coding sequence ATGAAGATGAAGAAATGTGAATGTGAGAGAGAAACAAAAAAACAAGAATTCAATGAAGATAGCATACAAAGTGTAATGTTCACATTAGGTACTTTTCTTCTAATGGTTTGTCTAAAGGGTTTCTTAGTTGAAAAATGGCGTTCTTATATGTTTATTATTCTCAATGTTATTCTATTAGCCATTCTTTACATGTCTATGAAGCCAAATTATTGGAGTAGTAGAAATTTAGAAAATGAAAGCAATGTTGAAGAAGTGAAAAATGATGACAAAGAGAAGAAAGGGGCATGTGAATTTTCTCAAGaaattgaagaagaaaaagaatgttACAAAAAACAGTGTTGGAATAGTACTGGTAGTTTTCATCATGTTGATGTTGAAAATGAGATTGATGGTGAAGAGAAAGAGGATGAACATGTGGAAGTGTTGTCTAAGGAAGAATTAAATGAAAGAGTTGAAGCATTCATAGCTATGTTTAGAAAACATTTGATTTCAGATGTTAAACAAGGTGAAAATTTTAGACACCAAAAAACATCAAATTTGGCAACAAAGATTCAAGtttcttgttgttga